In Posidoniimonas polymericola, the genomic window AGTGAAAGGCCAAAGCCAAAAGACCGCGGTCGGGGTAATCGGCCTGGGAATCATGGGCGCGCCGATCGCCCTGAACCTCGTCAAGAGCGGGTACCCAGTCACGGTCTACAACCGGACCGCCTCGAAGTGCACGGCCCTTCAGCAGGCCGGGGCGAGAGTGGCGGCTTCTCCAGCAGGGGCCGCCGCTGAGTCGGATGTGGTGATCGCCGTGGTTTCGGACACGAACGACGTCGAAGACGTTTTGTTCGGCCCGGCGGGGGCAGTCGAGGGGCTGACGTCGGGCGATGTGCTCATCGACATGAGCACCATCAATCCGTTGGCGTCTCAGCGTTTCGCAGCACGCCTCGACGAACACGGCGTCGACTTCCTCGACGCGCCCGTGAGTGGCGGGCAAAAGGGAGCAGAAAACGCGACGCTGGCAATCATGGTGGGAGGCAAGCAAGCAGCATTCGAGCGTTGTTCCGACATCTTGGCGGCCGTCGGCAAGACGGTCGTCCACGTGGGACCCAACGGACATGGCCTGCTAACGAAGATGGTCAACCAAGTGACAGCCGCCACTTCGCTGGTGGCGATGGCCGAGTGCATGCACCTGATCAGGCAGACCGGAGTCGATCCGGAAAAGGCCTTGCAGGTTATCCTCGGTGGCGCGGCTCGGTCGGGAATGCTGGAGAACTATTCCCCCAAGGTCCTGCAGGAGGACTTCGCGCCCGGATTCAAGATCAAACTGATGAATAAAGACTTGCGAATTGCTTCTGAGCTCTTGCAAGCAAGCGAGGTAGAGCTGCCCACCTTCGCAACCGCCCGCGAGGCGTTTAATAGTTGCGAAGCAGAAGGAATGGGGGAGCTCGGTGTGCAAGGAGTTTTCAAGGCCTACAGCAAGTAGCAACAACCATGAGCCAAACTATCAACGATTTTTCCAGGCCCAGCAGCTCGCTTCTTCAGAAGTTTGAGGGCGTGTCGGCGGCTTTGCTCCATGAGGCGATGGGACAGCGGGGCGCGCTAGCCTCTGATTTCAAGAGGGTAACTTCTGGAGGTCCGTGCGTGGGCGCCGCGTTGACCATCAAGGCTGCGCCGGGCGACAACCTGATGCTCCATAAGGCGATCAGCCTGGCGCAGCCAGGCGACGTGCTGGTGGCCGCTGTTGACGGCTTCACTGATGCGGGCCTGTGGGGCGAGATTGCAACAGCCGCCTCCATGGAAAGGGGCATCCGAGGCCTCGTAACCGATGGCGCCGTCCGCGATGTCGACGCCGTCGGCGAAATGGGGTTTGCCGTGTTCGCCCGCGGCGTTTCTATGAAAGGAACCAGCAAGAAAAAAGGGGGTTCGATCAATCTCCCAATCGTCATCGGAGGTGTCTACGTTCAGCCCGGCGACATCGTCGTTGGTGACTGCGATGGCGTGGTCGTAGTGCCCCAATCGGAGGCCGAAGAGGTGCTGGAGAACGCCGGCCGGATCGAGAAGCGGGAAGCGAAAATCCTCCGTGAAATACGCTCCGGCAAGCTCACGCTCGACCTGCTTGACTTGCGGCCAACGCTAAGAGACCTAGGCCTTGAGCAAGACTAAAACCGGAAACATAAAGCCAAGCTGCCGGCAAGACTCAGTCCCATCGAGATCGGCAGCCCTAGAGATGTCGTTACGCACGACCTCGCTCGACTAGTGGACCCATAAAGCGATAAACGGAACATGCGATACTCACAACACTACCTTCGTCAGTTCACAGAACAGGTCTTCCTGAAGGCCGGCCTTTCCCCGCGGGAAGCGACCTGCTCTGCAGAGAATCTGCTTACCGCGGAGTTACGTGGGCACGGATCTCACGGCCTCAGCCGCCTGCGCACCTATGCAAAGCGAGTAACGACGGGCGTTGTCGCCGCTGGAGTCGAGCCGCAGATCGAGTCGGAAACCGGCGGCTCACTCCTGATTAACGGGCGCAATGCGATGGGCGCCGCGGTCGGAACCTACGCGATGGAAAAGTGCATCGCCAAGGCACGACGACACGGCAGCTGCTTCGCGGCCGTGGGAGGCGGCAATCACTTCGGCATAGCGGCGTACTACACAATGAAAGCCGCCGAGGCCGGCATGATTGGCCTCGCCATGTCGAACGCGCCGGCTTCGATTGTCCCTACTGGCGGCATGGCGCCGATGCTAGGCACCAACCCGCTCAGTATCGCAATCCCCGCCGGAGCCCGCGCGCCGCTTGTGCTGGATATGGCCAGCAGCGTCGTCGCCCAGGGCAAAGTCATCTTGGCGCTAAAAGAGGGCGCGAGCAGCATTCCAGAGGGCTGGGCGGTCGACCAACGCGGGATTCCCACGACGGACCCGGCCGAAGCGATGCGGGGAGCGATGCTTCCCTTTGGTGGGCCGAAGGGGTACGCCTTGGCGTTGATTATAGACATTCTGTGCAGCAGCCTCAGCGGCGCCCTGAGCAGTCCCAATATCCGGTCCTACTGGAAAGACTTCGAAAGACCTCAAGACCTCGGGTTCTTTATGGGGGTTTGGGATATCAGCAGCTTTTTGCCTTTGGCCGTTTTCGAGCAGCGGACCGCGGCGCTGCTTGACGAAATGAAATCCTGCCCGCCGGCGCCTGGAGTAGAAGAGGTGCTGATCCCCGGCGAGCTTGAGCATCGCCATTCAGAGGCGGCTAAGACGCAGGGCATCCTCTTGCCGGACGCGGTTGTAGAAGACCTGAACTGCCTGGCAAACGATTTCGGAATCGCGCCGCCAGCAGCTCTGGAGCACGCCGAAGTAGCCTAGTCTCCAACTAGTTGCTGGCCAACCAGATCTAAAAGAACCCTGCGCCGCCGATGCCCCAGTGCCGACCGACAGGTGCATCCGCCGCGTCACCATTCAAAGCACCAACTCAATCAAAACAAAGCATCCGCCGGGCAGTGCCTGAGTTCTACTTGAATCAGTGCTCCCTACAAGTCAAGTTTAGTCGCTTGCTCAGATGCGGCCCCTTGAGCGTTTCTCCAGATTCCGCAATTGACGCAGCGGCGCGTAGCAACAACCGACCGTGAATTTTGAGCTCCAAACGTGACCATCAGTGACAAGTAGCATTGGCGTCACTCAGAGTTCGAAATCGCAGGAATAAAATCTTTACGACAAGAGCTTCTGCACTATGGGCGACAAAACACCGCAAATCGTCGTGGTCGATGGACGGGCCTTGAACCCAGGAGACCTCGACTGGACCCCCTTCGAAGAGTTGGGCCAGGTCGAGGTGTTTAATGAAACGGATCGCGGTCAGGTGGCGGCAAGGCTGCACGGCGCCACGGCCGTCATTTCCAATAAGGTAGTGCTGGACCGTGACATCATCGATTCGGCGCCCGACCTCGAGTACATCGGGGTGACTGCAACGGGCTACGACGTTATTGACACCGCGGCGGCGCGGGAACGGGGAATTGCGGTCACAAACGTCCCAGATTACGGCGCCGACTCGGTTGCGCAGCTGACTTTCGCGTTGCTGCTCGAGTTGATGCACCGCGTCGGCCATCATGACGCGGCAGTCAAGCAGGGACGGTGGAGCAGTCAGTCTAGCTTCTGCTTCTGGGACTATCCCCAAGTTGAGCTGGCGGGTCGGACGCTTGGGATTGTCGGGATGGGATCGATTGGAAGAAGGGTGGCTCAGATCGGCCAGGCGTTTGGGATGAAAGTGATCGCATCGTCGCGATCTCCGGAGTGCGATCCAGCACTACAGATCCGAAGAGTGTCTGTGGACGAGGTGTTCGCCGCAGCGGACGTGGTCTCACTGCACTGCCCGCTGACTGCGGAGACGTCGAATCTCGTTAACAGTGAGCGGCTCCGAAAGATGAAGCCCAGCGCCGTGCTTATCAACACGGCGCGTGGCGGGCTGGTCGTATCGGAAGACCTTGATTGGGCTCTCCGTGAAGGAGTGATAGGCGGCGCCGCGCTAGACGTGTTGGATCAAGAGCCGCCACCGGCCGACCACCGGTTGTTCTCCCGAGAAAACTGCGTCATCACGCCCCATCTCGCGTGGGCCACGGTCGAAGCAAGGCGTCGCCTGATGGCCACCGCCGCGGAGAACCTGCGCAGCTTCCTGGCGGGAGAGCGGAGAAACCGAGTAGAGTAGTTCATGCTCGTGCACGTTAGCTCGCGGTAAGCGCCGGCGGCGCCTGTCCACCTTATCAGAACCAAATTCGATTGAGAGGCCAGAGCGATGATTCCGTCTCGGTTGGTCTACGCCCTAACGGCTCTCAGTCTTATTTCCTGGCTACCTTCCGCGTACGGTCAGGGCGCCCCCTTCAAGGCCAACGTCGCCTACGGACCACACGCTTTGCAGCGGCTCGACGTCTACAAGCCGTCGGGACCGGGCCCCTTTCCCTTCGTCCTGGATATCCATGGGGGTGGTTGGTGGAACGGTGACAAAGCTCTGGGGCGAAGGCAGGTGGAAACCTTCACCGACGCGGGGATTGCTATTGTCGGAGTCAACTACCGGCTGCTCCGCGACGCCGCACGCCAAAAAGTCGACCCGCCTGTGACGGCCTGCCTGGATGATGTAAGGTACGCGCTCCAGTTCGTTCGGCACTATGCCACCGAGTGGGGCTTGGACGGCCGCCGAGTAGCCCTGTCGGGAGTGTCTGCCGGAGGCTTCAGTGCCTTGTGGCTTGGGCTCTCGGACGAAATGGCAAAGCCCGATTCTCCGGACCCAATCGCCAGGGAGTCGACCAGGGTTCTAGCAATTGGGGTACGCGACGCTCAGACGTCGATCGACCCTCGGCAAATGCGAAGGTGGGTTGGGCCCGAGCTGCGATACGGGGGGCACGCGTTCGGCTTGCCAGAGAGGAACTTCAGTAAGTTCCTGGATCAGCGGAGCCGTTATGAGCCGTTCTTCCCAAAGCTATCGCCTGCTGCTCTGGTAAGCAGCGACGATCCGCCAATCTTCCTTTACTACAAGCTCGCACCAGACGAAGCGGAGAAAGACCATTCCTTCTTTGTGCACAGCCCGAAGTTCGGCGTTGAGCTCAAAAAGCTCGCGGAGCCGCTAGGGCTAGAGTGCCACGTATCCTATCCCGGGCTGGAAGCTCCCAGGTTTACCGACCGTTACGATTTCATTGTTAAGACGCTTACTGCTCAATCAACAGACTCGGGCTGTTTCTAAGCAAGGCTATTGGACCATCGGACGGGCCCGCACCCGCCTGAGGGGCTCACGGCGGACGAAGCGTTCGAGGGCTTCGACGCCGAGGGCGAACTCCCTCAGGGCTAGCGATCGCTTGGCCCCTAGGCCACGGTTTCGCAGCCGGGTCAGGTTGGCTTCGCTCGTGTAGTCGGGGCCGTAGATGATGCGGAGGTACTCCCGGCCACGGCATTTGACGGCCGGCTGCAGGAGGCCCTTCTTGCCCTTGGCGATGAGGTCGAGCGGTTTGACGACCATCCCTTCGCCGCCCTGATCGGTCAGCTCGGTCCACCAGGCAGTGGCGGCGTCCACCTCGGCGGGGTTTGTGGCCGAGACCGGTCCCCTGGATGTGGGGCGTGGAGAGGCTAAGGCGCACAGGTATGTCGGTCCGACGCAGTTTAGGAAGATCCGAAAAGACGGTGGCTGCGAGCCAACGGCAACCTGCTGAGGTGAAACCGACCTCGCTCAGTTTGAGAGGCCGCTAATCTGCTGAGGCTGGTCCAGCTTCGGCAGATTCACCAAATCGTTTCTGCAGGCGGTCGCTTGCACCGACTGCGGTTGACGTCAATCAATGCGAACTGCATTGTCCCTGCCCACTAAAACTGCGAGTCGAAGGAGCGAATCAGAAAAAGACGTAAGAAGTGCCCACCTGGAGGCATCCAATGGGAAACCCACCACTTCCCATTCCCAAGTGAGGCAATCCCATGCCGCGAATTCAACCAGTCAACAGAGACACCGCCCCTCCCGCCACCGCCGAATTGCTCGCCAACGTGCAGAAAAAGCTGAGTGTCGTGCCCAACCTTATCTCCACCATGGCCCAATCAACGGCCGTCGCCACCGCGTATCTCGGGTTCAGCCAGGCACTCGCTTCCGGCGCGCTGTCGGCTCGACTCAGGGAACAGATCGCCCTGGTGGTTGGCGAAACCAACGGTTGCGACTATTGCGTGTCGGCCCACACTGCCTTGGGTAAGAAAGCCGGACTGACCGAGCAGGAAACCTGCGACGCGCGGCGGGCAACGGCATCCGACGAGAAGGAATCGCTGGCGCTGCAGTTCGCCCGGCAGATCGTCTCCAGCCGTGGCGTCGTGGCTGATGAGGACGTCGAGCGCGTACGCAAAGCTGGGTACACTGATGGTGAGATCGCCGAGATCGTTGCCAACGTGGCGCTCAACATCTTCACGAACTATTTCAACCATGTGGCCGGCACGGAAGTCGACTTTCCCGTAGCCCCCGAACTCGCCGCGGCTTGAACTGGGGACGCCGCTCGATCTGGCTTCGCCGGGCCGATCGAGCGGTTCCTTTGCTTCTGCGAACATTCGTTGGCCTGATATATGCAGCGAACAAACGAAACCTGGGTGAAGGACTTAGCGCAGCGGAGTGATTCCGCCTTGGCCGAGCTGCGCGAATTGCTGTTGCGTAATCTACGCAGCGGATTGTCGGACCGCCCTCGTGCGGACGATTCGTTTCTGGAGGACTGCGCGCAAGAGTCGCTGCTGCGTGTTCTCGATAAACTCGAACAGTTCGACAGTCGCAGCCAGTTTGTTACCTGGGCCACGGCAATTGCCATTCGCGTTGCCTTGGGACAGCTTCGTCGCAGCCGATGGAAAGACGTATCACTTAGCGACCTGGTCCCAGCAACGGACCTCCCGAGCCGCGACAGGACTGCCGACGAATGGGCGCCGGATGCTCTGATGCAGCGACGCGATCTGCTGGACGCGCTAAACACATCCATTCATCGAGATTTGACCGATCGACAACGAACGGCATTGCTCGCGGAACTCAAGGGCATGCCGCAGGACGAGATTGCCGAGCAGCTCGGCAGTAATCGCAATGCCCTCTATAAGTTGACCCACGACGCGCGGAAGAAGCTGAAAGAGCGGCTGGAAGCAGCTGGCTTCACGGCGGAAGACCTGATTGCCTCCTCTGCACAGTGAGATCCTACCCATGGCACTATCCAAAGACGAAATCGCTCAGCTCCTGAAGCTCCTTAGTCAAACCGAAGACCATGAACTGAACTGCGAGGAATGTCTCGCGCTGGTTGCGGAGTTTGCCGAATCACAGTTGTCGGGCAAATCGGTTCCAGCGAGCCTGCAAGCGGTGGAACAGCACCTTGCCGTTTGCGGGGAGTGCCGTGAGGAGTACGAGGCCCTGCGGCAAACACTCGATTCTCTGCGTGGTGAGAGCGATGCCTGAAAAGGATGGCGTGAAGATCAAACGCATCTACGAACCTTGTGCAAAAACGGATGGATACCGCGTCCTCGTGGATCGGCTCTGGCCGCGTGGTATGAGCAAAGAGGCGGCGCACATCGATTGTTGGGCCAACGACTTGGCCCCATCATCCTCGCTACGCCGTTGGTTTGGACATCAGCCAGAGAAGTTCGAAGAGTTCCGCCGTCTCTATCTGGACGAGCTGGCAGGCAACTCGGCGATCGAGGACGTCCTACGGCAACTTGTCACGCACTCGGTGGTAACTCTACTGTACGCGGCTTCTGACACAACGCGCAATCATGCGGTTGTCTTGCGAGACTTCTTGATTCGGCGTCGAAGTGAATCATAACGCGTAAGATTCGCACGCGACGGGGCATCCAACATTCGCCGACCCAAGGCGTCTGCCCCAATAGGTCGGTAGCAGCATCCGTCCAAGGATGCCGCCCCGCCGACGTCTCTCGCGGCCACGCCGCTTCACCACCCCGTTTCTCGCACAGGAGGACACGACATGGACCCTCGCTTCGTGACTAAGACAATGCATGCCTACCTCGACTACCCTGTCGCCTTTAGCCTGATGGCGGCGCCGTTTCTGCTCAACCTTGGCAACTCCCATCCGATGGCCCGGTGGCTGGCGGTTGGCGCCGGCGTCGCCGCGCTCGTTCTCACGCTGCTCACGGACCACAAGCTGGGCGTCTTTCGCGTGCTGCCGTATTGGGTGCACCTGGCTGTCGACTTCCTTATCGGGGTGGTGTTCCTGGCCGCTCCGATTGCCCTGGGGTTCACTGGCTTAGATGCTTGGTACTACTGGGCCAACAGTGCGGCCGTGCTGCTCGTCGTTGGGCTCCACAAGCCCGATGCAGAGGCCGTGCAGGCCAAGGCGATGTGTGTTTGATCTGTCAATCACATTAAACTGCATGTTGTAGGATTCGGTAGATGTCTGCATCAGTTCGGGTCCCCTTGCGTCGCGAATAGCGACCGACGTGACTCGGACCGACGCGAGTACCGCAGCTTTCTTTCTGCTCGCGGTTGCATCGGCCGCGGTCGGGAACGAACAGCCGCTAGGCGCAGCGGTGAATCCGACCTCAGCAGGCTTCGCCCGCTACGCCAAATCTGCAAAGGGCCTTCGGCAACAGGGGGATTGCCGATCGAACCCTCGAACGAGGGCCAGGAAAGACGACGGCTGCGGTAGTGTCATGATTGCCTTGAACGCCAGCGGGGCCCGGTGGGCGTAGTGGCGGTAGGTGATGCCTCCCACGGAGTGACCGAGGATCTCGATCGACGACTCGGGCATGTGCTCGTCGTAGTAGGTCGCGCAGGTCTTCCGCAGATCTTTCAGCACCCAGGGGATTTCCTCCGACGTGTCGACGTCCTTCTTGGGACCAATCTTTGCTAGAGCGCAAAGTTCACGAAAGCGAACGTTCGGCCGAGCTGTGCTGCCCAGAAATACGGGATCGACCGAAGCCGGCTCGCCTATGAAGAGGCTCTTGAGATGGGCGTGGACAACGCGGTTCATCGGCCGGCAGAACGACTTCCCCGTCTTGATCCGACGGTACGATAGCCATCCCCACCGGGAACGCTGCTTCACCTCTCGGTTTGGCGCCCTGTCGCTCCACGACACGTGGCGCCAGAGTATGGGCTCATGAAAGGAGGTCGTCCCCCAGACCGTACCACTATCTAATCCGTAATTGAAGAAGAGCACCAGGGCGGCACGCCAATATCGTCCTACCGGGACGGTCTCTTGCCATCCGCGCGGTCTTGGCATCTGATGCGTCGCGAAGTAGAGAGCGTTGATCTCGGACTTCGTCAAGTAGTGCCTTCCCGCGACTTCCCGAGCCGGCAGCGGTTTGGGAAAACGCGGCGGGATGTCGATAATATCGTTCTCCCAGGCCCAGGAAACGACTGCACGAATGTGGGTGCGGGTCTTGTTGGAGGTGCGTCCGGGGTTCGTGCCGCCCTCAGCCACAGCCTGCTCGTACACCCAATTCAGGAACTGGCGAATCGTCGCCCGGTCGAGTTTCTCGACCGGGACCTTGTGATTCCAGGCATGCCACTTCTCTAGCGTCGTCCGGTACTCGATTCTCGATCCCCGGGAAAGGTCTCGTGCCTGGAGGTACATCTCAACGGCATTCTTCATCGTTGTCGGCATCGCGGCGGCTCCCGTTGCCGCTACTTGCCTCAATGCCGATCCTTGCTGAGCGGAAACTGGTTACGCTTCGTGCAATCGGACGCACTCATCTGGGGCGTCATGAGAAGATGGGTCTCATCCGCAAAACTCTGCGAATAGCTCCAATTCTATTCAAACTGACGACGCTTTGCGCCCGGAGGTCGGTGTGTCGGTCTTACGCAGGTTAAGCCAGTGCCGAACTGACCCAGGACACGCCCTCATGAGCGAGCTAAGGTCTGTCAGCTAGGGAAGCCGCCAACCGGTTATGCGAAGTGGTCGTTGCGGTTGCTCGCCGAGAAGGTCGTCGAGTTGGAGATCGCCGCAAAGGTCTCCCACGAAACCGTTCGGCAGACGCTAAAAAATCGCATAAACAACCGAACGATCCTATACTGGGTGATCCCTCCTGAGTGTGACGCCGAATTCGTCGCCAACATGGAGGAGGTCTTGGAAACCTATGAAAAACCGTATGATCCGACGCATCCGGTCATCTGCATGGACGAACAACCGGTTCATGCATCAACGATGTTAAGGTTTCGATTGAGGGCTGAAAGCAACAGAAATAACTCCCATCATCATGCCCTCGAACGTTCGGAGCTTCCGGCCGCTGGCGGCGTTCCACAGGATGGCGGTTTTGTCACCCGAACCCTTGAGGATGTGCCGGCCGTCGGGGCAGAAGGCTACGGGACGACCCTGGTTAGAGTGAAACGATGCCCTGACGCGCTGCCCGGCATTTGTTTTGACTTCCAACACTCACTTCAGCGCATCCACATCAACGTACCGGATATGCACGACGCTTAATAGATCCCCGAACTCCAAATCAGAACGTTGGGTTCGTTCGGCCTGTCGATCACCAGCGCGAGTTCCTAAGCCGCCACGCGAGCGATTGCCTGGAGGTAAAGCCGTATAGAATGCGGCGGTAATGATGCCGATCTGATCGGTAAACTTTTGCCTTGCGGCCAGCGAGTTATCCGCTTCGTCGACCGTGAATTTTCTGAGGGAACCTTGAGCTCCCACTTCCTCAAAGAATCCGCGAATCGCCCAAACGTAGCTGCCATCACGTCGTGGCTTGATTTTCGCGGGCTCCAGCACCCATCCTGCCGCTTCATCAAGGTTTACCCTCTTTCCGACAATCTTAGTCGTGATTCCTTTAAGATCCTCCTTTTCAGGCATTGTGTTGCAGCCGTCGACCAACAGTCGCATTTTCACAGCGGTGCCTATGCGATTTCCAACCCAAATCTCATAGACCTCATCTTTCTTCAGCCCGACAAAACATTCGGTATGAGTTTCCTCACCTTCACCGACCGATTTGAAAACGAAAGGTCGCTCTTTTCCATTAACCACAATCTTGATTGGGAAATCGAACTTGGCATCTTGCAGCGGGTGCGCTCCCTGCGAACGCTCGTCGGCCCGGTCAATCACCGTCGCGATCGGATCGGCAGGAGGCGCATCGGCGGATACTGGAATTTCGGGGACTCGATCCCTTGGCTCAATTTTGACGCTACGCCCCAGCATGGCCCATTCGTCTTCGTTAAGCAAAGCGGTTGCCGATGCGGATGCAATCGTTTCGTCGCTTTCCACGCTTTGGAGCTTGCACTGAATCATTACCGCCCGGCCGGCTCGATTGCGAAGAGTGCCAATCGCGAGAACTGGCATTCCACCTGCTTGTTTCGACAGTTGCTGCAGTCTTTCGCCCGAATAGAGATCATCGAGCTGGAATCCTTCTGATTTCAATATATGCTGCAAACGCCGCTGATCGACGATGCTGAACCGTTCCATGCTCGCATTCAACAGTCGCCGTTCAAATTCATCGGTGCACCACTTTCCGAGGGCACCGTAATTTGCACCAAGCAAATCGCCCATCGTTGATTCATTGATAAATTCCAACACTCCGACCCGCCCTTGCCGTCGTTCGTCGATTCGATCCGCCAGCGTTTCCGCGATATCAGAAAGAGCTTCGCGCAGTGTGTGGGGATTCAATCGCACGATCGTTGGAACGCCGGGAGCTCCCGAACGCACGATCCTGACCGGCGTTTGCGTGCGGGGAAAGCGATCTTTTGACGTGCGTAGCACATTTCGATGCACGAAGTTGTACAGTTCGTCGATATTGACGGCACCGTTCGCGTCGTCATCGGCATGCCCCTTAAGACCCTGATTGAGCCAGTAACTAAAGAGCGACTGCTCTTTGGCATCCCAGATCTGACTTGGCTCGGCCGCGGTCGAGCTGGCAATCGTCACGACCCCTTCAAGATTCTGGAAGAAACTCTGCAGATCTTTCGAAGTCACACTTGTCGCACTCATATCTTCTTCGCCCTTTTCCGAGCCGGCGTGGCACGCATCGAGAACGAGCAATTTGAAGTCACCACGGCAATTCGCAATTCTCTCCCGAAGCCACTCGACAGCTATTCCCGTTTTGGCGGGATTGGCTGGATCGATGTCGAGCGGAGCCAGATAAAGCTTGCCATCGCCATCGCGAAAGCCGTGGCCGGTAAAATAGACGAATACTGAATCACCCGGAGCGATCTTGTCGAGAAACACCGGTAACTCACGCAAGATGCTCGCTCTTAGCGGTTGATGCTTGACCTCGTTTTCGTCATCAGTCATCAACAGCAGATGGCTCTTTTCGTAGCCGCCACGAAGTTCGAGTGTGCTCGCCAGTTGTTTGACATCATTGACCGTGAACTTGAGAGGATTCGCTTGCTGATATTGCTCGCAGCCAATAAGCACCGCCCATTGCTGGCCAGCGCTGGCAACGCACGGTACTAGTGTCGACAATGTGCCATGGATCGCAATTGCTGCCAATGAGAAATAAATACGTCGACAATATCGGGAAATCATGAGGGGCTTCCTTGGGCTGATGAGCACACACGGCTAGGATTCAATTGTCTGCCTAAAGGCACTGCTGCTCGTGGCATGTCATAGGTTTGACGGCGACGAATGGCCTTGTTGAACAATTCTCAGAAACGTCCCGTAAACGGAGTGTCGGCATGGAGCCGCGTCCTCGTCTTACGGAGATTCCCCATGGTCGCGAAGCGATAACTCACGTACAAGATCACGAATTGGCGTCAGTACAACGAGTCGTTGGTGGAACGCGGGAGCGTCACGGTCTGGTTTAGCGAGGAGGCGTTGGCGAGTTGGCGGCATGCCAACGCCGAGTCGAAGGTCGGTCGCCCTTTCGTCTACAGCGATTCGGCGATCGAATGCTTGCTGACTCTGCGGGAGTTGTTCAAGCTGCCGTATCGTCAAACGGAAGGGTTTGGACGGTCGCTGATCGCGTTGTTGGGCGTCGAGGCGGCGATCCCGGACTACTCGTCGCTCGCCAAGCGGGCCGCCAAGTTGGGCGTCTCGCTGGCGATCGCCAACAAGCGCGGGGCCATCGACGTGGTCGTGGACGGCACGGGGCTCAAGGTGTTCGGCGAAGGCGAATGTAAGACGCGCACGCGCGGCAAGTCGAAGCGACGGACCTGGCGCAAGCTGCATCTGTCGGTTAATCCCGACACGCGCGAGATCGTCGCCGAGACGCTCACCGAAAACAGCAGCCACGACGCCGACGAAGTGGAGGCCCTGCTGAGCCAGATCGACCGACCGATCAACAAGTTCTACGGCGACGGCGCCTACGACAAATGGAAGGTCTACGAGTCGCTTCAGGCGAGAAGCGTTGCGCCGGTGATTCCGCCGCAGCATAACGCCAAAATCAAGCAACACGGCAACAGCGCGGCGGAGCCCTTGCCGCGCGACGAGGCGATTCGCGCCATTCGACGCCAGGGACGGCGACGCTGGAAACGAGAAGTCGGATATCATCGAAGAAGCCTCGCGAAAACGTCCGTCTATCGAGTCAAACAAACCTTCGGCGACCGCTTGAAAAATCGCCGACTCCCAAACCAACGAACCGAAGCGCGAATCCGCTGCAAAATCCTTAACCGATTTACCCAACTGGGAATGCCGCTGTTTGAGTGGAATTAGTCAACAAGGCCGCGACGAATTATCAAGTTCAGGCACATTTTTTAACGACCGCTGTCACTACTCACAGAAATTCACTGGTTTCCCGTAATGGTAAAGGCAGCCCAGTAGTAGGGGTGCGCGGCCCCAGTCCGGTTGCGATGGTCGTTGATACGGTTGATTTGAGCATAACGCAGGGCTTCAGCTTTGGACCGCCCTTGTCCTAGATAAACGAAGAA contains:
- a CDS encoding NAD(P)-dependent oxidoreductase — its product is MSINGMNESVKGQSQKTAVGVIGLGIMGAPIALNLVKSGYPVTVYNRTASKCTALQQAGARVAASPAGAAAESDVVIAVVSDTNDVEDVLFGPAGAVEGLTSGDVLIDMSTINPLASQRFAARLDEHGVDFLDAPVSGGQKGAENATLAIMVGGKQAAFERCSDILAAVGKTVVHVGPNGHGLLTKMVNQVTAATSLVAMAECMHLIRQTGVDPEKALQVILGGAARSGMLENYSPKVLQEDFAPGFKIKLMNKDLRIASELLQASEVELPTFATAREAFNSCEAEGMGELGVQGVFKAYSK
- a CDS encoding 4-carboxy-4-hydroxy-2-oxoadipate aldolase/oxaloacetate decarboxylase; the encoded protein is MSQTINDFSRPSSSLLQKFEGVSAALLHEAMGQRGALASDFKRVTSGGPCVGAALTIKAAPGDNLMLHKAISLAQPGDVLVAAVDGFTDAGLWGEIATAASMERGIRGLVTDGAVRDVDAVGEMGFAVFARGVSMKGTSKKKGGSINLPIVIGGVYVQPGDIVVGDCDGVVVVPQSEAEEVLENAGRIEKREAKILREIRSGKLTLDLLDLRPTLRDLGLEQD
- a CDS encoding Ldh family oxidoreductase, with translation MRYSQHYLRQFTEQVFLKAGLSPREATCSAENLLTAELRGHGSHGLSRLRTYAKRVTTGVVAAGVEPQIESETGGSLLINGRNAMGAAVGTYAMEKCIAKARRHGSCFAAVGGGNHFGIAAYYTMKAAEAGMIGLAMSNAPASIVPTGGMAPMLGTNPLSIAIPAGARAPLVLDMASSVVAQGKVILALKEGASSIPEGWAVDQRGIPTTDPAEAMRGAMLPFGGPKGYALALIIDILCSSLSGALSSPNIRSYWKDFERPQDLGFFMGVWDISSFLPLAVFEQRTAALLDEMKSCPPAPGVEEVLIPGELEHRHSEAAKTQGILLPDAVVEDLNCLANDFGIAPPAALEHAEVA
- a CDS encoding D-2-hydroxyacid dehydrogenase; translated protein: MGDKTPQIVVVDGRALNPGDLDWTPFEELGQVEVFNETDRGQVAARLHGATAVISNKVVLDRDIIDSAPDLEYIGVTATGYDVIDTAAARERGIAVTNVPDYGADSVAQLTFALLLELMHRVGHHDAAVKQGRWSSQSSFCFWDYPQVELAGRTLGIVGMGSIGRRVAQIGQAFGMKVIASSRSPECDPALQIRRVSVDEVFAAADVVSLHCPLTAETSNLVNSERLRKMKPSAVLINTARGGLVVSEDLDWALREGVIGGAALDVLDQEPPPADHRLFSRENCVITPHLAWATVEARRRLMATAAENLRSFLAGERRNRVE
- a CDS encoding alpha/beta hydrolase; amino-acid sequence: MQRLDVYKPSGPGPFPFVLDIHGGGWWNGDKALGRRQVETFTDAGIAIVGVNYRLLRDAARQKVDPPVTACLDDVRYALQFVRHYATEWGLDGRRVALSGVSAGGFSALWLGLSDEMAKPDSPDPIARESTRVLAIGVRDAQTSIDPRQMRRWVGPELRYGGHAFGLPERNFSKFLDQRSRYEPFFPKLSPAALVSSDDPPIFLYYKLAPDEAEKDHSFFVHSPKFGVELKKLAEPLGLECHVSYPGLEAPRFTDRYDFIVKTLTAQSTDSGCF
- a CDS encoding carboxymuconolactone decarboxylase family protein; protein product: MPRIQPVNRDTAPPATAELLANVQKKLSVVPNLISTMAQSTAVATAYLGFSQALASGALSARLREQIALVVGETNGCDYCVSAHTALGKKAGLTEQETCDARRATASDEKESLALQFARQIVSSRGVVADEDVERVRKAGYTDGEIAEIVANVALNIFTNYFNHVAGTEVDFPVAPELAAA
- a CDS encoding RNA polymerase sigma factor encodes the protein MAELRELLLRNLRSGLSDRPRADDSFLEDCAQESLLRVLDKLEQFDSRSQFVTWATAIAIRVALGQLRRSRWKDVSLSDLVPATDLPSRDRTADEWAPDALMQRRDLLDALNTSIHRDLTDRQRTALLAELKGMPQDEIAEQLGSNRNALYKLTHDARKKLKERLEAAGFTAEDLIASSAQ
- a CDS encoding anti-sigma factor family protein → MALSKDEIAQLLKLLSQTEDHELNCEECLALVAEFAESQLSGKSVPASLQAVEQHLAVCGECREEYEALRQTLDSLRGESDA